In a genomic window of Mastomys coucha isolate ucsf_1 unplaced genomic scaffold, UCSF_Mcou_1 pScaffold17, whole genome shotgun sequence:
- the Cldn11 gene encoding claudin-11: MVATCLQVVGFVTSFVGWIGIIVTTSTNDWVVTCSYTIPTCRKMDELGSKGLWADCVMATGLYHCKPLVDILILPGYVQACRALMIAASVLGLPAILLLLTVLPCIRMGHEPGVAKYRRAQLAGVLLILLALCAIVATIWFPVCAHREITIVSFGYSLYAGWIGAVLCLVGGCVIVCCSGDAQSFGENRFYYSSGSSSPTHAKSAHV, encoded by the exons ATGGTAGCCACTTGCCTGCAGGTGGTGGGTTTCGTCACGAGCTTCGTGGGTTGGATTGGCATCATCGTCACAACGTCCACCAATGACTGGGTGGTGACCTGTAGCTACACCATCCCCACCTGCCGAAAAATGGACGAACTGGGCTCCAAGGGGCTGTGGGCCGACTGCGTCATGGCTACTGGTCTCTACCATTGCAAGCCTCTGGTGGACATCCTCATCCTCCCGG GCTATGTGCAGGCTTGTAGAGCCCTCATGATTGCCGCCTCGGTGTTGGGCCTGCCGGCCATCTTGCTGCTGTTGACCGTTCTCCCCTGCATCCGAATGGGCCACGAGCCTGGAGTGGCCAAGTACAGGCGAGCCCAGCTGGCTGGGGTGCTCCTTATTCTACTGG ctctctgCGCCATTGTCGCCACCATCTGGTTTCCTGTATGTGCCCACCGAGAGATCACCATCGTGAGCTTTGGCTACTCGCTGTACGCCGGCTGGATCGGTGCGGTGCTGTGCCTGGTGGGTGGCTGTGTCATCGTCTGCTGCTCCGGGGATGCACAGTCATTTGGAGAAAACCGTTTCTATTACTCTTCTGGTTCCAGCTCTCCAACGCATGCCAAGAGTGCCCATGTCTAA